A region of Oncorhynchus masou masou isolate Uvic2021 chromosome 29, UVic_Omas_1.1, whole genome shotgun sequence DNA encodes the following proteins:
- the LOC135520157 gene encoding uncharacterized protein LOC135520157: protein MAKVLMTSNSKRDLWNILSIALIAAGAWAQTVTQKPDEVVYKLSQNASMDCHFIHTPDQQVAKNPILYWHKITSLTQMTRLWPDPESPYKGRVEVLDSDRNSPNRSVLLKNVQWEDSSGKYECKLSYRAAKQDKRTKGSGVKLLIHDLMYFGLDPENETQLMCAVNVSRDDGFFLSLLQDGSKVFQKTIDPLHPSMSLPVTLSVILPLEKGKNYECQIHLGSTMIMSQPFEQPLETPEKVLPEPVFLFVAILLVPITVLLTLLTALLVLSR, encoded by the exons ATGGCAAAGGTTTTGATGACCTCAAATTCAAAGAGAGATTTGTGGAACATTCTAAGTATTGCCCTCATCGCTGCAG GAGCCTGGGCCCAGACAGTTACCCAGAAACCTGATGAGGTTGTGTATAAACTGTCTCAGAATGCCTCAATGGACTGCCACTTCATCCACACTCCAGACCAGCAGGTGGCAAAGAATCCCATTCTCTACTGGCATAAAATTACAAGTTTGACTCAAATGACAAGACTGTGGCCTGATCCAGAGTCACCGTACAAGGGTCGTGTGGAGGTTCTGGACAGTGACCGCAACTCACCGAACAGATCTGTACTTCTGAAGAATGTCCAGTGGGAGGATAGCAGTGGAAAGTATGAGTGTAAACTGTCTTATAGGGCCGCCAAACAAGATAAGAGGACGAAAGGGAGCGGCGTTAAGCTGTTGATACATG ATTTGATGTACTTTGGGCTTGACCCTGAGAATGAGACCCAACTCATGTGTGCTGTGAATGTTTCCCGGGATGATGGGTTTTTCTTATCCTTGCTACAAGACGGATCTAAAGTATTCCAAAAGACCATTGATCCTCTTCACCCCAGCATGTCACTGCCTGTTACCCTGTCTGTGATCCTCCCCTTGGAGAAGGGAAAGAATTATGAGTGTCAAATCCACCTGGGCTCCACTATGATAATGAGCCAGCCCTTCGAACAGCCGCTTGAGACGCCAG AGAAGGTGCTTCCTGAACCAGTTTTCCTGTTCGTGGCCATCCTCCTGGTCCCCATCACCGTGCTTCTGACTCTGCTCACAGCCCTTCTTGTTCTAAGCAGATAA